In one window of Duganella dendranthematis DNA:
- the ompR gene encoding osmolarity response regulator transcription factor OmpR translates to MTTTTTDSGNNATHGQGHAAKIMVVDDDVRLRDLLRRYLTEQGFNVFTAESATAMNKLWLRERYDLLVLDLMLPGEDGLSICRRLRGAGDQTPIIMLTAKGEDVDRIVGLEMGADDYLPKPFNPRELVARIGAVLRRRGPDEIPGAPSETPQTFEFGQFVLDLGTRTLKKNGETVPLTTGEFSVLKVFARHARQPLSREKLMELARGREYEVFDRSLDVQISRLRKLIEPDPSSPLYIQTVWGLGYVFIPEGQPR, encoded by the coding sequence ATGACTACAACAACGACTGATTCCGGCAACAACGCGACCCATGGCCAGGGCCATGCCGCCAAAATCATGGTGGTCGACGACGACGTCCGACTGCGTGATCTGCTGCGCCGCTACCTGACCGAGCAAGGCTTCAATGTCTTCACCGCGGAAAGCGCCACCGCCATGAACAAACTGTGGCTGCGCGAGCGCTACGACCTGCTGGTGCTGGACCTGATGCTGCCGGGCGAAGACGGCCTGTCGATCTGCCGCCGCCTGCGCGGCGCCGGCGACCAGACGCCGATCATCATGCTGACCGCCAAAGGCGAAGACGTCGACCGCATCGTCGGCCTGGAAATGGGCGCAGACGACTATCTGCCCAAGCCTTTCAATCCGCGCGAACTGGTGGCCCGCATCGGCGCCGTGCTGCGCCGCCGCGGCCCGGACGAAATCCCCGGCGCGCCGTCGGAAACCCCGCAAACCTTCGAGTTCGGCCAGTTCGTGCTGGACCTGGGCACCCGCACGCTGAAGAAAAACGGCGAGACGGTGCCGCTGACCACCGGCGAGTTTTCGGTACTAAAAGTATTTGCCCGCCATGCGCGCCAGCCGCTGTCGCGCGAAAAACTGATGGAACTGGCGCGCGGCCGCGAATACGAAGTGTTCGACCGCAGCCTGGACGTGCAGATCTCGCGCCTGCGCAAGCTGATCGAGCCGGACCCTTCCAGCCCGCTGTACATCCAGACCGTGTGGGGCCTGGGCTATGTATTCATCCCGGAGGGACAGCCGCGCTAA